The region AAATGGGGGACCGAGCCGTTTCGATCATCGCACGGGAAGGCGGGCTAAAATTCAAAGTAAATCCGAGCGATTACTTGGACACCGGCCTTTTCTTGGATCACCGGATCACTAGGGATTTGGTTCGAAAGGAAAGTAAGGATAAGAAGGTTCTGAATCTTTATTCATACACGGGATCTTTTTCCGTATACGCAATCGACGGCGGTGCCAAGCGCGTTACAAGCATCGATCTATCAAAAACTTATTTGGATTGGTCGGAGGAAAATTTTCGCTTAAACGGAATGTATCCCGACGAGCACGAATTTCTGAGGGAAGACGTGACCGAATGGCTCAGGAAAGAGCGGTCAAATCCTAGACGGGAAAAATACGATCTCATTATAGTAGATCCTCCCACCTTTTCGAATAGTAAGAAAATGAGGGACATATTCGACGTGCAGCGAGATTATTCTTTTCTGTTAAATGCAGTCTTTAAGGATTTTTCCGAACCGAATGCGATATTATATTTCTCGACCAACTTTCGGAAATTTAAGATGGATCGGAACGCTTTACTTTGGGAAGATGTACAGGATTTGACGAAAGCAACCCACCCCGAGGATTTTCGAAACGAAAGAGTACGATCTGTCTGGAAGATGAAAGATAAATCCTAATCCTGTTTATCTCGGCTCCTTTCGATTCGCTTAGCAACTTCTTGTACTTATCTTTTAGCTCGCTTGACCTTTCTTTGGAAATAAATAATATTGGCACGATTCGGACGGAATTATGAGAACAAACATATCGATCCTATTTATTTCCGTTTACATACTTCTATCCTTGGCCCTAAACGATTCGATTCCGGCCCAGGATAAGGTCGAATCCTCCGTAAAATCCGCTTCGTTAAACGGAGATCGTTCGGCCAATGCCGGAGAAGAGGACCAGCTTCAGAGACGCGCAAGTCGTAAGTTTTTTCTGGGTGGAATCGGTGCTAGCGGCTTTAATTGGTTGGGTTTAGGACACCAACTCTCCCAAAGATTCGCCTTAACATTACTATGGCAGGAGCAAAGAACGATCCAAAGGTTCGACCTGCAATTAAACGGAGTCCAATCGGATTTATCCGCGCAATTTACTCTAACCAATCACGAAAAAAAGCAAAGGCAAATCGGATTGCAATTCGAATGGTTTCCTTTCGCTAGTCCTTATTTTTTTGCTCTAGGAGCTGGCTTGGAAACGTTTTCGGAAAAACAACGAAAGACGGTAATGTGGGTCCCGATCGGAGCGGCCCAAGATCACGACTGGAATGTATTGCAGAAAAAAGGATTTATCTCCGGAGGAGCCGGGTTCCGTTACTTCTTTGCTTCGGGGGTCTTCGTTCATTTCGGCGGCAATCTCTTACTTTACTTAAACAAATCCTATCAGGCTCATCGAGGAGCCTATATCGCTAACACGTATTGGGATCCGCGACAATTCCAACTCGACTGGATGGAGCCTGATAAAGTCGGTCGAGATAGGCAAACAGGATATGGAGCGCAGATTCAGATTTTGCTCGGATACGCCTTTTAATTTAAAGAAAATTCAATATATTTAATGTAGCTACGGAATTCGGATCCGATTTTCTTTTCATGAAGGGATTTAGAAGTAAAGTTACTACTAGATTCTCCGAAAAGGCGTGTGGACAAAAAGGTCTTTCGCTCGGATAAAATCGACTTTCTTTCTCGTTCAGGCGAGTCCCTTTCGATTAAGAAGACGAGAAGAGTATGAATTTGCGCATGAAAATACATATTTCGCATATTATTATATAAAAAAATATAATTTTACAGAAAAAAAATGGTAAAATACTATTTTTTCTATATATTCTACATATGCTGAAATTGGAATTCGGTAAGTACGAGGCCTCGATGGAAGAAGAAAGCTTTCATAAGCTTTTCAACGGGGCGATTTTGAATCTATGCAACGAACTTCCCGCTTCATTGAGAACGGAAACTCTTCGTTTTTTAAAGGAATATTCGGGATGCGCGATATCCAATAATTTCGATTTTTTTAATAAATATAACGGTCCGTGTTATACGATTATCTATTGGATTAATGAGAGGGCTCATAATCTTTCCTGGGACGATCCTTGGTTGACTCTGCTTATTCAATCCCATTCGTCCGCTTTATTGCTCTATTCGCTTGACGATCATTTAGTCGATAAGTCCTTAAGGACATCGGGCACTCTGCTTCAATTGCGGACTCAGGCCTGGGAAAAATATTCCCAAGCGGGTAGACTATTCGATAAGGAAATTCATAAGGCTTCCCTCGTGCGAGAGGAATTTATCGATAAATATTTTCGCTCGATCCGCGATAACGGTTTTGCCGATACGTTGGAGGACTATTTAACTCGATTTCGTTCACAGATGGCCATTTGGTCTCTGCAACCTTATTTGCTGGCCAGGTCGTTTCTTTCTAGGGCGCAGGCAGAATCAGTTTTAAAAATGTACGAATCTTTCGGAATAGCATGGCGGCTCTTGGAGGATTATCGGGATTTGGGAAAAGATATCGAAAGCGGATCGGTCTCATCGATGATTTATTTTCTTCCCGAGAAGGTTCAGCTTGATTGGGGAAAACGGGCTCGCGTCGAAATATTCGCCTTGTTCGAGGAATCCAATTTGGATCAAAAAGTTTCCGACTTGACCAATTCTTACTTAAATGAAGCCGCCCAGATGGCTGCGAAGCTGCATTTGAAAGAATACGCGCATTGTTTATCGTCAATGAGATTGCCGATCGTGAATTTTTCGAGCGTAGAGCATAAAAACATAAAAACGTAATACTGATAGAAGGTTTTCCGGGAGGTCATGATAAAGTTCGTCTTTCATGTCAGCGGCTCGGAATTACCTCCGAGATATGAGTAGCGAGAAAAAGATCGTAAAATGTAAAAAAGACTAACGGAATCAGGAGGAGGGTGAGCAAGCAGGAGGCGCTTAAGCCGGCAATTACCGTCACCGCAAGAGGTTTCCACAATTGACTACCGTCTCCGTAATCGAATAAGGCCGGGAGCAAGCCGAGCACGGTCGTAAGAGTGGTGATCGAGATCGGCCGGAGTCTCTCCAGGCAGGAAATTACGATCATTTGTTCCATCGAATCATGGGCTTTGCCGTCCGATAGCTTAGAGAGAAACGTTTCGATCAATAGAATCGAATTGTTGACCACTATGCCGGATAGCATTACAAATCCTATATATACGGAAATATTTAAGCTTTGTCCGAATAGGAATAGGACGAGAATCGCGCCCGAAACCGCGAAAGGGACGCTTAAAATAATGATTGCCGGAGCTAGAAACGATTCGAATAGCGAGGCCAAGATGCAGTAAATTATAATAAACGATATTACGATCATCGCGATTAATTCCCCTTTGCTTTCCTTTAGTTTCTTGTAGCTACCCGTAATTTCGTAGTGGTAGTTTTCCGGAAAGGGGATTTTATTTAGAGCTTCCTCCATTTTGCCGACTGCCGTTCCGGTATCGATATCGCTCAATTTTGCGGTGACGCTGTACGTTCTTCTCTTATTCTTTCGATAAATTTTGGATTCGCTTTTTTCCTCCTTTACATCGGAAATTTCCGTTATCGGAATCCTGTAAACGCTTTCCTCCCGGTAAATAGGAAAAGTCCAGTCGTAGATCGATCGTTGGTCGGCTCTATACTCCTCTCCAAATCGGACTTTTATATCGATTTCGCGGTCTATATCATAAAATTTCGTAGGGATACTGCCAGTTACTCCCGTTTTTAGATAATTGGCGATTTGGTTTGCGTTTAATCCGGAACGTGCAGCTTTTACTTTATCTAAATATAAACTGATTTGATCTTTTCCTTCCTTGAATCGAAGCGCTACCTGTTGTATTCCTGGGATTTCCCCGATTTTTCGAGCGGATTCCTTCGCGAGTTCCTTAATTTTCTCTCCGTCATCGCCGATGATTTCGACGTCGACTTCTTTGGACGAATCTTCATCGCCGGCTTCGGTGTAGAAGACGAAGGCATCCTCCGCTTTGTCGCTGATCGACTTCAATTCTTCTATTAATTCGGCGGACGATTGATTTTTCCTTTCCGAAAGAGGTTTTAGCTGGATTAAGAAATCCGCATGCCATTTCTCCACTTTTGCGGAGACCTTGTCGACTGCAGGGTGTGCGACGATCAACTGTTCGACTTTCGAGACGATTCTATCCGTCGCGTCCAAATGGGTGCCGGTTTCCACTTCTACAGAGGCATTGATTTTTCCCGAATCGAGGGGATCCACATATTCTTGGCGCAAAAAAGGAACTAAAAGGAAAGGGAGTAACAATCCGGGGATAGCGAATACAAGGATTCGTTTTCTGTTTCGAATGGAATTTATTAAAATATTAGAATATACCTGGTAAGGATCGATTCGGATTTTTGCGGAAATTCCCGCGAATCTTGTCCCCTTCTTTGAGGAAAATCCCCTAGTAAGGTCCGGAAATTTTATGGGTGAATATCTCGATTCTCGGGATAATAGGATCCTAGACAACGTAGGCAAAAAGGTCAGGGCGACGACCAGGGATACTAAAAGAGAGACCGAAACCGTCACGGCAATGCCTCCGTAAAGATCGCGGATATCCTGGGAACTAAAGAAAATGGGAAGGAATACCGCGATACTCGTGAGAATGGATGCGAATAACTCCCGCGATAAGGAGGCGGCTGCCAAAACCGGATTCGAGGTCCGATATCCGGTCGTCTCTTTTAAGTGAAAAATTCTATCGATTACCACGATCGAACAATCCACGAGCATTCCCACACCTAGGGCGAGTCCGCATAACGAAAGTACGTTGATGCCAGTTCCTAGAAGATACATCGGACCGAAAGTAATTACGATGGATAAGGGAATTGATATCGCGACTAGAAAGGTCGAATAAACGTTTCGCAGGAATACAAAAAGGACAATCACGGCGATGATGCCGCCGGTCAAAGCGGAACTCATGACTCGTTCGATAGCGGACTCGATGGCAATCGATTGATCGTAATTGATCGTTTGACGAATATCGTCAAAGCGAATCGCGTTTAACTCCTTTTTAAGATCTTTGCATATTGCGAGAGTATTTGCGTCTCCGGCTTTCTGTACGTAGATGGATACTACTTCCTTTCCTGCGTCGCGGGATATGTTCTCTTTTTCCCGGTATCCATCCCTCACATCCGCAATGTCCCGTAGACGTACGATTCTTTCTTCCCTGGCGACAATCGGAATTAAATTCAGATCTTCGACTTTGCCGTGCTTTCCTAGGATTTTTACGGATCGCCAAACATTCCCATCTAGAACTTTTCCGGCAGGAAGGTCCACATTCGAAGCACGAATTTTCTCCAGCACCGTATCCAAGGAAATTCCGAGCATCAAGAGGCGGCCTTTGTGAATATCGATATTAATTTCTCTTTGATAACCGCCTCCCACCTGAATTTCGCTAACGCCGTCTATCCTTTCCAAACGCTTTTTATACTTGTTTTCCGCGAAATCCCTCAATTCCTTCAGCTTCCATTTATCGGATTCCAATTTTATTATAAAGACGGGTTTGTCGGTCGGATCGTATCTCAGAATAGTCGGTTCTTCCACTTCCCTCGGAAAGGAATTCCGAATTAAATCTATCTTAGACCTGATTTCGAGGGATCTATAGGAGACATTCGTTCCTCGCTGAAATACCACGTTTACTCTGGACTCTCCCTCTTCGGAAGAAGAGAATACAGATTCGATTCCCCCGACTCCGGCGATTTGTTCTTCGATAGGTTTAGTCAGAATTTCCTCGATTTTACCGGGCGAAATTCCGGGATATCTCGTTACTATCGTAACCGCCGGAGAAATCATTGCGGGCATCAGCGAGATCGGTAGTTTTCGAACGGATAATATTCCGAATATAACAAATCCAGAATACAGCATAAACACTGTTATCGGTTTTCGGAATGCCGATATTACCAAATTCTCCATTATTTCTTCGATCTTCTCAGGGCAAAATATGCTGATGGAATGATTGCGACCGAAAGTACGGTAGATGCCGTCAGGCCACCGATCACGGCGAGGGCCATCGGCTCTTGCGGAGAGTCTCCGCCTAAGGATAGTGCGGCAGGAAGTAATCCAAGTACCGTCGTGAGAGTCGTATTTAGGATCGTGTCGATCCTTCTGCGCACGGTAGAACGCAGGAGTTCCTCCTCATCGAGCGAAGCATTCCCTTGCATAAAAAATTCGATCAAAATAATCGCATTATTCACGACGAGGCCCGTTAGCATCACCATGCCCATACCGGAAATTATGCTAAGGGTGTTTTTAGTAAGGATGAGTAATGAAAGGGAGCCCACTCCCACCATAACGACGGAAAGCATTACGACTAACGGTAAGATTAAATTTTCGAACTGGGATGCCAGCGTCATATAAATAAGAAGAACTGCAAAGGCACCTGCCCAATAGAGAGCGGCGAATGATTTGGCCGATTCCTTTTGCAATTCGCCCGGCAGTACGGAGATGTCCTGTTTTTTTACATAGGACTTTGCTATATCGGCAATACCTTCCTCCAGCTTGTTTTCGGAAATTCCGGGATGCGAAACGGAAAGGATCGCGACTCTTCTCCCGTTCATTCTGGTTATTTTCCGGAGCGCGTTTGATGGTACTATATTCGCGAGGGTTCCGAGCAGGACGCTCTTTCCTGATTGCAATCGGATAGGGATCGCAGGAACCGAACGGAAACCGAAACGATCCGCTTCGCGAAAGCGGACTAAAACGTCGAATTCGAAATCGTTTTCCCTGAATTTGGTCGCTATGTCTCCTTTATAAGCCGATTTCAGCGCCGTAGCGATATCTTCCACCGTGAGGCCGAAGAACGACATTTTCTCCCGATCCAGTACGACTCTTAACTCCGGAGATTCTTCCCGTAAACTTGACTTCACTTCCGGGTTTCCGGGAATCGATCGTATTAATTTTTCGGAATGTATTGCGGTGTCCTTAATGATTTGTAGATCTTGGCCGGATATCTCCAGTGATATCCCCCCGTCGTTGGAGAATATGGTCGAAAGAACTCCTCCGGATAGTTTAGAGGAGATTTTTGCCCCGGAGTCCGATTCGATTTTTTCTATATGTGGTCGAAATGACTCCAGGAAATCCTTGGTTTTTCCGGAATCGAGTCTCACGAAGATCGAGGCTCGATTTAATCCGAAATCGCCTTGCGGATTCAGTACGATGTCCCTTTCCTCATAGCCTACTTTCGAAAAAGCTAATCCGACTTTCGATTCCGATCTAAGCGCGGCTCCGATCCGGTCGACGACGGAGACGGTGTATTCCAGGGAGGAGCCTTCGGGGGTGACGACGGAGAATTCCAATTCTCCTTGATCGATTTCAGGAAGGATTTCGGTCGGAATTAAGAAGCCGAGGAAAATCGTAAGAGGGACAAGGACAATGCAAATCAAGAACGTTCTGGATTTTTTTACATAAAAGAAAATTGATATTCTTTCGAAAAAACTTCTGATTGAATCGAGAGATCTTAACCGGAAGTCTTCGATTATTTTAGGAAAATCGTTTCCTTTCGGTCGAAAAAATTCGAACTGAGATAGAACCGGAACCAATGTGGATGACGTAAAGAACGAAGAGACCAACGAGAATGAGATCGTAAGCGCGAATTCCCTGAATATCTCCGCAGCCAAACCTTCCACAAAAACGATCGGCAAAAAAACGACACAGCTTGTTATGGTCGATCCAAAAATCGAAGTTAGAACTTCCTTGGTTCCTGATATGGATAAAGCGACCGGGTCTTCTCCGGCCTTTCGTCGGATTGAAATCGCTTCCAGTACTACGGTAGAAGAATCTACAACCATCCCGACGCCGATCGCGAGTCCGCCGAGGGACATCGTATTGATCGTAAGTCCGCATCCGTACATCAGTAGGAAGGTAGTCATGACGGATACGGGTACCGCGCTGATTACGATCGCGGGTTCCCGAAAATTTCCTAAAAAAAAACTTAAAACGAAATAACAAATGAAGATCGCGATAATCCCCGAGGAGGCTACCGAGAAGATGGAATCTTTGATGATGAGGGACTGATCGGAAACGATTTCGAAACTAATTTTATCTCCGAACTTCTCGGTAAGTTCCGCTACTAAGACGCGGACCTGCGAGGAAACTTGCACGGTGTTCTTACCGGCTTCTTTCTTTAGGATGAGAGAAACGACTTCTTCGTCCAAAATTTTAGAAATGCTGGTTCTCTCCTTATACGAGTCGGCGATCTCGGCCACATATTCGAGGTAGATCGGAATTCCGGCCTTTGAAACGCCGATGACCGTGCGCGGAATTTCATTTACGGAAGGAAATAAGCCGTCCGTTCGGATTTGAATTTCCTTGTCTCCTTCTCTAACGTTTCCTGCCGGGAATCCGAAATTATTGGCATTCAGTTGGTTGACGATATCCCGCATTCCTATGCCGAAGGATTCCAATTTTCCTTTATCTACGTTTACTTGAATTTGGCGTTCGAATCCTCCGGAGAGGGAGATCGCGGCAATACCGTCGACTCGCTCGAAATAAGGGATTATATTTCTACGTAAGAAGAATCTCACGTCGCTTAACGGAATCGACTTTGACCTTACCGCAATTTGCAGTACGGGAGCGCTATTCGGATCGAAGCGGATTACGATCGATTTTCTGACATCCTGAGGAAGAGATCCTTTTACAAGATCCAATTTCTCCCTAACCTGTATTAGGGCCTGGTCTATGTTCGTTCCCCAGCGGAATCTGACGGTAACTATGGAAACTCCTTCGATAGATTCGGATACGACTCGATCGATTCCGCCTACCGAGGCTAGAATTTCTTCGATAGGTTTCGTGACTAAAGTTTCGATTTCTCCCGGAGCTACGTTCGAATAGACCGTAACCACGGTTAACGTGGGGAAACTCACATCGGGCAGGAGCTCCATCTTGAGCTTTGATAGCCCGATCGCTCCGAATAGGATAAAAAGAAAAAAAGTCGTGATCGTAGTGACTTTTCGCTTAGCAAAATATTCGATCATCGACTAAGGAATTACTTTCAGACGAATGGTGTAATCGTTTTCCATATAGTTGCCGTACGAATCTTTTACGCCCGAAACTCCTCCCTTTACGGTGAAACTATACGTGGAGGGCGATTCGGCTAATGCGTACAAGGGGGTAAAGAATACGAATCGATCCGAAGGATAAACGGTATAATTGGTAGGAAGATTCAAATAGGGACTTCCCGAACTCGGACCGAAATCGAAGCGGAGAGAAAACTCCAAAGAAGATAAGACTATGTTTAAGTCGCGGGGATTTGAGGAAACGTCGCAGGACGCTTTTGTTGCCCCTCTGCAAAAATAAACGTAAATCGCTTTGCTGCCCGAGGAATAATAATTATAAAGAGGACCGCCCCCGCCGTCGTGAGTTAGATCGTTGATTAGTACTTCCGAAAGTGGAACCGTAAAAGCGTTCGTCGAATAGATTCCTTTGACGTGCAGAAAATTACTTCTTGGACCGTTGATTCTTAGATTGTATACATATTCTTTAATGAGAGGATTTCCCTCCATGTCTTGAATCGAAGGAGAGATTCGCAGTTGATAAATCCGGCCTATGGATAACTTTTCCAAAGGTTGGATGAGAAACGAAGTGTTTGTTCCTCCGGAGGTCTCGATCACCGAATACCCTACCGAAGGGGTAAACGATATTCCGTTTTGGAAGGAGGTCTTTCTTACGGGTTCGGAAAAAGTTAAGGAGAATGCATCGTCTTTTTCAAACCCGTCGATCACGGTGAATTCTTGCCCTAGAAAGGAGGAATTTACCGTGGTGGATAGAATCGAATTTAAGTACGGCTTCTCGAAATCGGAACCTACAGTAAAGGAAAAGCGATAGGTTTGTAAGAGGGAATTCCCGGATTGATCTTTGATGGAATTGGGAACACTTATAGAATACGTGGTACCAGTGGAGAGTCTTTGTTTTAAGGCAATATCGTAATAGGTAAAATCCGGAGAGACTGTGGAGCTTGCCAGATCCAATTCGACCGACGGGCTTATATTCATTTCGGTAAAGACCAGGCTAGAATTCATCGGTTTAGAGAAACGAATCCCGATACGAGTATCCGTACTAACGCCGATCGAGCCGTTACTCGGAAAAATATTGACAACCGTCGGTTCGGTAGTGTCCGGATTATAGTTGAATCGGATGACGAAGTCCCTTTCCAAATTGATTCCCGAAGCGTCTTCCGCCAAACTTTTGGATATGGTCAGGATATAATTTCCGCTTTGATTCAGGGGAGAAGAAGGATAAAAGAAGAGAACGTTATTGAACCATTCAAAACTCCCGCTGATTTGCGCGGTCGGACCTTTCAGAGAAAAGGCGGATTCCGTTCGAGTCTTGTGCATCGTTTTGGAAAATGATACCGATATGGGCATCATCGGATCTACGATCGTTTGCTCGTTTAAGGGCCAATTACCCGTGACCCTGGGAGGAGTCAAATCTCCGAGCAGGCCCAATTTAGGAAGGAAGTCTAAAGGACCTTTTCCGCTCTCGATCAGTTGACTACAGTGTAAAAGGAAGAAGCAGGCAAATAGGATTCTATTTTTCTTTTTCATAATGTTCCCCGTTCGAACAGGAAAATATAATCCTGGGGAAGACGGTTTTCATTCGTGTCTTTGATACCGGAAGCCCCGCCGCGTATAAGAATTTTGTATTGAATA is a window of Leptospira inadai serovar Lyme str. 10 DNA encoding:
- a CDS encoding class I SAM-dependent methyltransferase, whose protein sequence is MKHLEMFDNRLSRMSKHWKKWAKRREITCFRIYDRDIPQVPISVDIYEDYCLVSEYLNEYPLSEEDREKERSFIRSSILKILNISPDNLFWKRREQKKGSAQYEKMGDRAVSIIAREGGLKFKVNPSDYLDTGLFLDHRITRDLVRKESKDKKVLNLYSYTGSFSVYAIDGGAKRVTSIDLSKTYLDWSEENFRLNGMYPDEHEFLREDVTEWLRKERSNPRREKYDLIIVDPPTFSNSKKMRDIFDVQRDYSFLLNAVFKDFSEPNAILYFSTNFRKFKMDRNALLWEDVQDLTKATHPEDFRNERVRSVWKMKDKS
- a CDS encoding efflux RND transporter permease subunit, with the protein product MENLVISAFRKPITVFMLYSGFVIFGILSVRKLPISLMPAMISPAVTIVTRYPGISPGKIEEILTKPIEEQIAGVGGIESVFSSSEEGESRVNVVFQRGTNVSYRSLEIRSKIDLIRNSFPREVEEPTILRYDPTDKPVFIIKLESDKWKLKELRDFAENKYKKRLERIDGVSEIQVGGGYQREINIDIHKGRLLMLGISLDTVLEKIRASNVDLPAGKVLDGNVWRSVKILGKHGKVEDLNLIPIVAREERIVRLRDIADVRDGYREKENISRDAGKEVVSIYVQKAGDANTLAICKDLKKELNAIRFDDIRQTINYDQSIAIESAIERVMSSALTGGIIAVIVLFVFLRNVYSTFLVAISIPLSIVITFGPMYLLGTGINVLSLCGLALGVGMLVDCSIVVIDRIFHLKETTGYRTSNPVLAAASLSRELFASILTSIAVFLPIFFSSQDIRDLYGGIAVTVSVSLLVSLVVALTFLPTLSRILLSRESRYSPIKFPDLTRGFSSKKGTRFAGISAKIRIDPYQVYSNILINSIRNRKRILVFAIPGLLLPFLLVPFLRQEYVDPLDSGKINASVEVETGTHLDATDRIVSKVEQLIVAHPAVDKVSAKVEKWHADFLIQLKPLSERKNQSSAELIEELKSISDKAEDAFVFYTEAGDEDSSKEVDVEIIGDDGEKIKELAKESARKIGEIPGIQQVALRFKEGKDQISLYLDKVKAARSGLNANQIANYLKTGVTGSIPTKFYDIDREIDIKVRFGEEYRADQRSIYDWTFPIYREESVYRIPITEISDVKEEKSESKIYRKNKRRTYSVTAKLSDIDTGTAVGKMEEALNKIPFPENYHYEITGSYKKLKESKGELIAMIVISFIIIYCILASLFESFLAPAIIILSVPFAVSGAILVLFLFGQSLNISVYIGFVMLSGIVVNNSILLIETFLSKLSDGKAHDSMEQMIVISCLERLRPISITTLTTVLGLLPALFDYGDGSQLWKPLAVTVIAGLSASCLLTLLLIPLVFFTFYDLFLATHISEVIPSR
- a CDS encoding efflux RND transporter permease subunit codes for the protein MIEYFAKRKVTTITTFFLFILFGAIGLSKLKMELLPDVSFPTLTVVTVYSNVAPGEIETLVTKPIEEILASVGGIDRVVSESIEGVSIVTVRFRWGTNIDQALIQVREKLDLVKGSLPQDVRKSIVIRFDPNSAPVLQIAVRSKSIPLSDVRFFLRRNIIPYFERVDGIAAISLSGGFERQIQVNVDKGKLESFGIGMRDIVNQLNANNFGFPAGNVREGDKEIQIRTDGLFPSVNEIPRTVIGVSKAGIPIYLEYVAEIADSYKERTSISKILDEEVVSLILKKEAGKNTVQVSSQVRVLVAELTEKFGDKISFEIVSDQSLIIKDSIFSVASSGIIAIFICYFVLSFFLGNFREPAIVISAVPVSVMTTFLLMYGCGLTINTMSLGGLAIGVGMVVDSSTVVLEAISIRRKAGEDPVALSISGTKEVLTSIFGSTITSCVVFLPIVFVEGLAAEIFREFALTISFSLVSSFFTSSTLVPVLSQFEFFRPKGNDFPKIIEDFRLRSLDSIRSFFERISIFFYVKKSRTFLICIVLVPLTIFLGFLIPTEILPEIDQGELEFSVVTPEGSSLEYTVSVVDRIGAALRSESKVGLAFSKVGYEERDIVLNPQGDFGLNRASIFVRLDSGKTKDFLESFRPHIEKIESDSGAKISSKLSGGVLSTIFSNDGGISLEISGQDLQIIKDTAIHSEKLIRSIPGNPEVKSSLREESPELRVVLDREKMSFFGLTVEDIATALKSAYKGDIATKFRENDFEFDVLVRFREADRFGFRSVPAIPIRLQSGKSVLLGTLANIVPSNALRKITRMNGRRVAILSVSHPGISENKLEEGIADIAKSYVKKQDISVLPGELQKESAKSFAALYWAGAFAVLLIYMTLASQFENLILPLVVMLSVVMVGVGSLSLLILTKNTLSIISGMGMVMLTGLVVNNAIILIEFFMQGNASLDEEELLRSTVRRRIDTILNTTLTTVLGLLPAALSLGGDSPQEPMALAVIGGLTASTVLSVAIIPSAYFALRRSKK
- a CDS encoding Ig-like domain-containing protein, which encodes MKKKNRILFACFFLLHCSQLIESGKGPLDFLPKLGLLGDLTPPRVTGNWPLNEQTIVDPMMPISVSFSKTMHKTRTESAFSLKGPTAQISGSFEWFNNVLFFYPSSPLNQSGNYILTISKSLAEDASGINLERDFVIRFNYNPDTTEPTVVNIFPSNGSIGVSTDTRIGIRFSKPMNSSLVFTEMNISPSVELDLASSTVSPDFTYYDIALKQRLSTGTTYSISVPNSIKDQSGNSLLQTYRFSFTVGSDFEKPYLNSILSTTVNSSFLGQEFTVIDGFEKDDAFSLTFSEPVRKTSFQNGISFTPSVGYSVIETSGGTNTSFLIQPLEKLSIGRIYQLRISPSIQDMEGNPLIKEYVYNLRINGPRSNFLHVKGIYSTNAFTVPLSEVLINDLTHDGGGGPLYNYYSSGSKAIYVYFCRGATKASCDVSSNPRDLNIVLSSLEFSLRFDFGPSSGSPYLNLPTNYTVYPSDRFVFFTPLYALAESPSTYSFTVKGGVSGVKDSYGNYMENDYTIRLKVIP